AAGGACAGCAGGCCAGAGCGGATGATATCGCGCAGCTCGGTCGGGGCAATCATGGGTCGTGTGTTCCTTGGATTGGTCGGTTTCTTGGAAAGGGTCAGTCTTCGTGGATGCCGTCGCCGCAGAAACCGCCGCCCTGATAGACGGCGTTCACGTCGTCACCCGCAGGCGGGTCCATCTCCGCGTCGATCTTGGCGCGGAACTGTTCGGAACTGTCCTGCGGATTCCAGCCCAGATAGGCGACCTCGCGGTTGTCCCACCACGACGCTGCATTGGCCGAGGCGCCGTAGATGATCGGGCAGCCCAGACGCGGCACGATGAAGACCCGCTCGATCAGGCGCACGAAGTCCTCGTGGCTCATCCATGTGGACAGCATCCGGTGGTTTTGGGGCTCGGGGAAACACGAGCCGATACGCACGCTGGCCGTCTCGATCCCGAACTTGTCGTGGTACATGCTGGCGATGGCCTCGCCAAAGACCTTGGACACACCGTACAGCCCGTCGGGCCGGGTGACGGATTTGGCGTCCAGCCGCTCGGTCTGCTTGTGGTAGCCGATGGCGTGGTTGGACGAGGCGAAGATGATGCGCGGCGTGACGCTCGACTTCCGCGCGCCCTCGTAGAGGTTGAACATGCCGTCGAGGTTGGCGCTGCGGATCACCTCCCACGGGGCCTCGACCGACTGGCCGCCAAGGTGGAGGATACCGTCGCAGCCCTCGACCAGCTTTTGCACGGCCTCCTTGTCGGCCAGATCGCAGGGCATCAGTTCCTCATGCGCCTGCGCCTCGCCGAGGTCGCCCCGGTCGGACAGGCGGATGGTCTTGGCCAGATGCGTCAGGCGCGTGCGCATCTCGCGCCCGAGATTGCCGTTGGCCCCGGTGATCAGAAGTCGGTTCAGCATGGTTCCTCCAATAGTCTCAGCCCGTCCCGATGGTCCGGGACAGGAAATCCAGCACCCTGCGGCGCATGTCCGGTGTCTCTTCGTGGCCCGCGTCGGGCGCGGTAAAAAGCTCCAGCGCATCGGACCCGGCATAGGCCGCGCGCACCCGTGTCAGGGCGTGGCTGCGCGCCGGTTCGGGCGTCAGGGCGTCGGCCCCGCCATGGCAGATTAGCTGCGGGCGCGGCGCGACCAGCCCGGCGACGTCGCCCATCTCGGCATGGCGCAAGAGCCCCGGCACGGTCATGTAGTGGTTGTGCTTGTCGAATGACCGGTCGCGGATCATCGGGCCGATGTCGGCCAGCACGCAGAGCTGCGCCACGGCGGCCACGCGCGGCTCCAGCGCGGCCAGCCAATAGGCGTGGGTGCCGCCCATGGAGAGGCCCAGCGTGGCAATGCGCGCCGCGTCAACCTTGGGATGCGCCGCCAGCCAGTCGAAACCCGCTTGCAACTCCCCCAGCATCCGGCCCATCAGCGTGCGCCCCTGCCAGAGCGCCGCCTTTGCCAGCGCGCCCTCGCTGCCCTCACCCTGCCGCGCGCCGAAACCGGGCATATCGATGCAGAGCACCGCGTACCCAGCCGCCAGCAGGTCGGGGGCGTAGGGGCCTTGCAGGCAGCGCCAGCCCTCGGTCAGTTCACGCCGCCCGAGGTCGTAGTGCCCGCCGTGCAGGTGTGTATAAAGCACCGCCGGAAAGGGGCCCTCACCCTCGGGCACAAGGAAGCTGTGCTCGGGCGGCAGGGCCTCGGGCTCCAGCGCCAGCAGGCGGCGCAGGGTCGCGCGCAGGGCATCGGCCTCGGTCATGTGTAGCCCGTCGAACCGTCGGGACGGACGGGCAGCTTGCGCTCCCAGTGGATGTAGCGGTCGGTCTTGAGGTAGTCCTCGTCGATCTCGACACCCCAGCCGGGTCGGTCGGGGCGGAATTCGAGGTAGCCGTCCACCGGCAGGTAGGGATCCTTCACATAGCCCGCTGCCTCGTCGACCTGCGCCAACTCGCGACCAAGGAAGGCCGAGGTGCCGGGCAGCCGGTATTCGAGGATCTTGAAGTTCGGACAGGCGGCGGCGAAGTGCAGGTTCACCGCCGTCGCCAGCGGCCCCATCGGATTGTGCGGCGCGACCGGGACGTAGAAGGCCTCTGCCATCGTGGCGATCTTGCGCATTTCCAGCAGACCACCGACGGCGCAGATGTCGGGCTGGATGATGTCGGCCCCCGCGTGCTGCAAGAGCCGCAGGAACTCGAACTTGGAGTACAGGCTTTCGCCCGTGGCCAGCGGCACGGTCAGTTGCGATTTCAGCCGCCCCCATGCCTCGATGTTCTCGGGGCGGATGGGTTCCTCGAAGAAGAGCGGATGGAAGGGCGCCAGCGCATTGCCCAACTGCTGCGCCTGCCATGGCTCGAAGATGCGCGCGTGCGCGTCGAAGGCGAATTCCCAGTCGGGGCAGAGGTCTGCGACCTGCCCCACCCAGTCCACCGTCTGCGTGATGACCTTGCCCCATGGCTCCGCATGGATGTCGGCGCGGTAGGGCGAAAGCTTGAAGGCGTTCAGACCGTAGGCCTCGTGCGCCGCCGCGCAGTGGTCGCGCACCTGTTCCGCCTCGGGCGCGGAATAGACGCCGAGGTAGACGCGCACCCGGTCGCGCACAGTCCCGCCGAGCAATTGGTAGACCGGCACGCCCAGCGCCTTGGCCGAGATGTCCCAAAGCGCGTGGTCGATGGCCGACATCGCCGCCAGCCCCAGCGCGCCGGGCGGAAAGCGCGTGTGCTGGTAGAGCTTCAGCATGATCCGCTCGATCCGGCGCGGGTCCTCGCCCTCGATCTGGCCGAAGAGGTAATCCAGCAGCGGCGGCAGCGCCCGGTCGGGGCCATGGTTGTAGCACTCGCCCCAGCCGGTGATCCCCGCATCCGTGTCCAGTGCCACGATCACCCGGGGGCGGTTGCCGTCGCGGGCCATGAAGCTGCGCAGACCGGTGATCTTCATGGGATGTTACCCTGCGAAGCGGGTCTGCGGCACGCCGCGAATGCCCAGCCCCTCGACCGAGAACAGCGACCCCGCCTCGGGCTGCTTCGGGTCGTCCGGCACGCCCAGCGAGGTCACGTAAAGCACATCCAGCTTTTCGCCCCCGAACATCGGCTTCGAGGGCTTCTCGATGGGCATGTCGACGGTCAGGATCACTGCGCCCTCGGGCGAATAGCGGTACAACTGCCAGCCCTCGATGCCCGCCTGCCAGTAACAGCCCTCGGCATCTACCGTGCCGCCATCCGGGCGCCCCGGCAGGCCGTTGGTGTCGCGAAAGACCTGCACCGCTCCCGGCGTGCCGGTTTCCCTGTCGTAGTCGCAGGCGTAGATCGTGCGCACCCGGGCGTTGCTGTCGGAGTGGTACATGATCTTGCCGTCGGGGCTGAAGGCCAGCCCGTTCGTCGTCCAGATGCCGCCGCGCCATGCCGTCACCGTCAGGTCCGGGTCGAGCCGGTAGAAGGTGCCGCGCGCCTCAGGCGCGCCGCCGTCTTTCATGGTCCCGGCCCAGAACCGCCCCTGCCCGTCCGTGGTGCCGTCGTTGAAGCGGTTTTCCGGCAGATGCGCCTCGGGGTCGTGGATGGCGGTCTTCTCGCCGGTCTCCGGGTCCCAGAACCAGAAGCCCGACTTCGTCGCCAGCACCATACCCCCCGCCTCGCGCAGAGCCAGGCA
This region of Ponticoccus alexandrii genomic DNA includes:
- a CDS encoding NAD-dependent epimerase/dehydratase family protein, with amino-acid sequence MLNRLLITGANGNLGREMRTRLTHLAKTIRLSDRGDLGEAQAHEELMPCDLADKEAVQKLVEGCDGILHLGGQSVEAPWEVIRSANLDGMFNLYEGARKSSVTPRIIFASSNHAIGYHKQTERLDAKSVTRPDGLYGVSKVFGEAIASMYHDKFGIETASVRIGSCFPEPQNHRMLSTWMSHEDFVRLIERVFIVPRLGCPIIYGASANAASWWDNREVAYLGWNPQDSSEQFRAKIDAEMDPPAGDDVNAVYQGGGFCGDGIHED
- a CDS encoding mandelate racemase/muconate lactonizing enzyme family protein, with translation MKITGLRSFMARDGNRPRVIVALDTDAGITGWGECYNHGPDRALPPLLDYLFGQIEGEDPRRIERIMLKLYQHTRFPPGALGLAAMSAIDHALWDISAKALGVPVYQLLGGTVRDRVRVYLGVYSAPEAEQVRDHCAAAHEAYGLNAFKLSPYRADIHAEPWGKVITQTVDWVGQVADLCPDWEFAFDAHARIFEPWQAQQLGNALAPFHPLFFEEPIRPENIEAWGRLKSQLTVPLATGESLYSKFEFLRLLQHAGADIIQPDICAVGGLLEMRKIATMAEAFYVPVAPHNPMGPLATAVNLHFAAACPNFKILEYRLPGTSAFLGRELAQVDEAAGYVKDPYLPVDGYLEFRPDRPGWGVEIDEDYLKTDRYIHWERKLPVRPDGSTGYT
- a CDS encoding alpha/beta hydrolase family protein, giving the protein MTEADALRATLRRLLALEPEALPPEHSFLVPEGEGPFPAVLYTHLHGGHYDLGRRELTEGWRCLQGPYAPDLLAAGYAVLCIDMPGFGARQGEGSEGALAKAALWQGRTLMGRMLGELQAGFDWLAAHPKVDAARIATLGLSMGGTHAYWLAALEPRVAAVAQLCVLADIGPMIRDRSFDKHNHYMTVPGLLRHAEMGDVAGLVAPRPQLICHGGADALTPEPARSHALTRVRAAYAGSDALELFTAPDAGHEETPDMRRRVLDFLSRTIGTG
- a CDS encoding SMP-30/gluconolactonase/LRE family protein, with the translated sequence MDLKITCVAPTRSTVGEGAVWDDRENVLWWVDIPAGIVYRYDPATGENRAHEVGEPVGCLALREAGGMVLATKSGFWFWDPETGEKTAIHDPEAHLPENRFNDGTTDGQGRFWAGTMKDGGAPEARGTFYRLDPDLTVTAWRGGIWTTNGLAFSPDGKIMYHSDSNARVRTIYACDYDRETGTPGAVQVFRDTNGLPGRPDGGTVDAEGCYWQAGIEGWQLYRYSPEGAVILTVDMPIEKPSKPMFGGEKLDVLYVTSLGVPDDPKQPEAGSLFSVEGLGIRGVPQTRFAG